From Streptomyces sp. GSL17-111, one genomic window encodes:
- a CDS encoding phosphoribosylanthranilate isomerase, translating to MLSVKNLVQVAGVIDAAEAAMLVEEKTDWLGFPLRLPSGKDDISEAAATEIISGLRPPHAGVLISYLTKADEVAAFCSELGVTAVQLHGDVEAAELRALKAARPELYVLKSLVVKEDNADELLKLVDEVADCVDMFITDTFNPATGAKGATGLTHDWSVSAELVRRSPKPLMMAGGLNPDNVAEAIRQVRPAAVDAHTGLEGADGRKDRAKVRRFVSESRRAFAELD from the coding sequence GTGTTGTCCGTGAAGAACCTGGTGCAAGTCGCAGGCGTCATCGATGCTGCCGAGGCGGCCATGCTGGTCGAGGAGAAGACGGACTGGCTGGGCTTCCCGCTGCGGCTGCCGTCCGGCAAGGACGACATATCCGAGGCCGCCGCCACCGAGATCATCTCCGGCCTGCGGCCCCCGCACGCCGGAGTGCTGATCAGCTACCTGACGAAGGCGGACGAGGTCGCCGCCTTCTGCTCCGAACTCGGCGTCACGGCCGTGCAGCTGCACGGGGACGTGGAGGCGGCGGAGCTGCGGGCGCTGAAGGCGGCCCGGCCCGAGCTGTACGTGCTCAAGAGCCTGGTGGTCAAGGAGGACAACGCCGACGAGCTGCTGAAGCTCGTGGACGAGGTCGCCGACTGTGTCGACATGTTCATCACCGACACCTTCAACCCGGCCACCGGCGCCAAGGGCGCGACCGGGCTGACGCACGACTGGTCGGTCAGCGCCGAGCTGGTACGCCGCTCCCCCAAGCCGCTGATGATGGCCGGCGGCCTGAACCCGGACAACGTCGCGGAGGCGATCCGCCAGGTGCGGCCGGCCGCCGTCGACGCGCACACCGGGCTGGAGGGCGCGGACGGCCGCAAGGACCGCGCCAAGGTCCGGCGGTTCGTCAGCGAGTCGCGCCGCGCCTTCGCCGAGCTCGACTGA
- the upp gene encoding uracil phosphoribosyltransferase, with translation MTTHANVHLLPQTDQLRALHTVIRNRDARREDFVFHSRRIIRMLVESALDLLPFEEHDVTTPVGETYRGLRSAAKLCAVPVIRAGESMEAEVRDVLPGVRIGKVLIQRDKQTKLPHLYYSHLPDDIAERHVLLLEPMLATGGSALAAIDVLLKAGVREENIVFVNFLTSPEGLEKVMAAHPRLRLVTSSVEQRLNEHAFMIPGIGDFGDRYFGTVDSGAR, from the coding sequence ATGACGACGCATGCAAACGTTCACTTACTGCCCCAGACCGACCAGCTCCGCGCACTGCACACGGTCATCCGGAACCGCGACGCGCGCCGCGAGGACTTCGTCTTCCACTCGCGCCGCATCATCCGGATGCTCGTGGAGTCGGCCCTGGATCTGCTGCCCTTCGAGGAGCACGACGTCACCACCCCGGTGGGCGAGACGTACCGCGGGCTGCGGTCCGCCGCGAAGCTCTGCGCGGTGCCGGTCATCCGGGCCGGGGAGAGCATGGAGGCGGAGGTGCGCGACGTCCTGCCGGGCGTCCGCATCGGCAAGGTGCTGATCCAGCGGGACAAGCAGACCAAGCTGCCGCACCTGTACTACTCCCACCTGCCCGACGACATCGCCGAGCGGCACGTGCTGCTGCTGGAACCGATGCTGGCCACCGGCGGCTCGGCGCTCGCCGCGATCGACGTCCTGCTGAAGGCCGGCGTGCGGGAGGAGAACATCGTCTTCGTCAACTTCCTCACCTCGCCCGAGGGGCTGGAGAAGGTCATGGCGGCCCATCCCCGGCTGCGGCTGGTGACGTCCTCCGTGGAGCAGCGGCTCAACGAGCACGCCTTCATGATCCCGGGCATCGGTGACTTCGGCGACCGCTACTTCGGCACCGTCGACTCGGGTGCGCGATGA
- a CDS encoding nitroreductase family protein, which produces MNAPVPPSVADAIRARRSLRHYSSRPVPPEQLGELLDLALEAPSSWNHQSRSIVVVSDPEVRDGLVAATGGQPQPREAPVTLVFVAESTAWEGDLDDIYAQARERGAWNEAFIASFQEGGQAFQRDLAERGLLREYAVKDAMIAASFFMLAAAGAGLATSPMNGWDEQEVKKVIGVDDRDDLAVALLLAVGHPAEERIHPGRRPRERKVFHDRYGT; this is translated from the coding sequence ATGAACGCTCCGGTTCCCCCCTCGGTCGCCGATGCCATCCGGGCCCGCCGTAGCTTGCGTCACTACTCCTCCCGACCCGTCCCGCCGGAGCAACTGGGCGAACTGCTCGACCTCGCCTTGGAGGCGCCGTCGAGCTGGAACCACCAGAGCCGGTCCATCGTCGTGGTCTCCGATCCGGAGGTGCGGGACGGGCTCGTCGCGGCCACCGGTGGGCAGCCGCAGCCGAGGGAGGCGCCGGTCACCCTGGTGTTCGTCGCCGAGAGCACGGCCTGGGAGGGCGACCTCGACGACATCTACGCGCAGGCCCGCGAGCGCGGGGCCTGGAACGAGGCGTTCATCGCCTCCTTCCAGGAGGGCGGGCAGGCGTTCCAGCGGGATCTGGCCGAGCGCGGGCTGCTGCGGGAGTACGCGGTCAAGGACGCCATGATCGCCGCGTCGTTCTTCATGCTCGCCGCCGCCGGGGCCGGTCTGGCCACCTCGCCGATGAACGGCTGGGACGAGCAGGAGGTCAAGAAGGTCATCGGCGTCGACGACCGGGACGACCTGGCCGTCGCGCTGCTGCTGGCCGTCGGCCACCCCGCCGAGGAACGGATCCACCCCGGACGCCGCCCACGGGAGCGGAAGGTCTTCCACGACCGCTACGGCACGTGA